TCGGTTATACTAAGGGCAACCTTAGCATTTGAAGTTATTTCATAAGTGAAATGAGTCCCTATTGTTAGTGACGCGATTTGTTAGGTAAAAAGGTGCATAATTTCAGAAAAACCGAAATTTTGTATGATGTAAAAAATTAAAAAAGAAGGTTCCCGATGCGTCGGTATAGCATTCAAACCAAAATTGTCCTTCCATTTTTGCTTCTCTTTGCTGTGGTTGCTGTTACTCTATCCTTAGTAGCTATTGAAATCTTCGCTTGGAAGTATGATGAACAGTTTACGCGCGAAACAGAAGGCTGGGTCAATACCATCACAAAAACTGGATACTTTGGGCAGGATCCAGAAAAAATCAAAAGTGCTTATAGCGTTGAGATTATGATTTTTGGCTCTGATTACACGCTTAATGGCACCACGCTAGATGAACTCTCTGATGTAGAGCAAGATTGGACTAATTTGGCGAATAAAATGCGGCTTCGTGAGATCAAGCCACACCTTGAAAATCCAGATGGAAAATCAGTTATACGGGATATTACGCTTAATGGGAAACCGTACAAAGTTTTTTATCTCTCACAAGACCTTGGACGATTTTATTGCTTGTTGCGTCCGATGGATAAGATCGCTGAAGCGAAACGAACCCTGACGTGGTATATGTTAGGCATCGCTGTGCTTGTTATGGCACTCATTGCTTTCATCAGTTATCGTATCGGGAAGAACTTGACGAATCCGATTAAAGTTTTGGTCGATTCTACGACGCGCGTCGCGACCGGCGATCTGGATGAGCAGTGTAAGATTAAAACACACGATGAAATCGGTGATCTTGCCGCTGCGTTTAATCAAATGACGAGGGACCTCAAACAGTCAAGAGACCAGTTAATTCAAGCGGAACGGTTGGCGACAGCAGGAAAAATGTCTGCCTCGTTTGCCCACGAGATTCGTAATCCGTTGTCGTCGATGCGGATGTTAGCACAGATGTTAATGCAGAAACCTGAAATGTCGCAGGAACAACATCAACAATCTCTCCGCTATATCCTTGAGGAAATTGAACGGATTGACACCATAGTTAAAGGGTTGATGGACTTCGCGCGTCCTTCGACCCTTGACCTGAAGCAACAATCCCTCGCGCCTGTCCTACAATCTGTTTTGGATTTGATGGAAGCCAACTTAGCACATCACAAAATCCAGTTAGTCTTAGACTTGTTACCTGAAACCCCAGAAATCCAATTTGATTCAGATAAATTGAAGCAGGCGTTTATGAATGTGGTCTTGAATGCAATGGAGGCGATGCCGCAAGGTGGTGTGTTGAAGGTGTCTACACTTACGGAAGACGACAACGTGTGCATAAAGGTTGTGGACACTGGGGTTGGGATACCAGAGGAAGATTTAGAACATCTCTTTGAACCCTTCTTCACTCGGAAAACGAGGGGGACAGGACTCGGATTGGCAAATGTCAAGCGGATTCTTGAGGAACATGGGGGGCGTGTTGGGATTAATAGCACATCGGGTGAAGGGACACAGGTGTCACTGTGGTTGCCGATGGCGGAGTAGAACATAAAATCGTTCCCGTCATTGG
The nucleotide sequence above comes from Candidatus Poribacteria bacterium. Encoded proteins:
- a CDS encoding ATP-binding protein — translated: MRRYSIQTKIVLPFLLLFAVVAVTLSLVAIEIFAWKYDEQFTRETEGWVNTITKTGYFGQDPEKIKSAYSVEIMIFGSDYTLNGTTLDELSDVEQDWTNLANKMRLREIKPHLENPDGKSVIRDITLNGKPYKVFYLSQDLGRFYCLLRPMDKIAEAKRTLTWYMLGIAVLVMALIAFISYRIGKNLTNPIKVLVDSTTRVATGDLDEQCKIKTHDEIGDLAAAFNQMTRDLKQSRDQLIQAERLATAGKMSASFAHEIRNPLSSMRMLAQMLMQKPEMSQEQHQQSLRYILEEIERIDTIVKGLMDFARPSTLDLKQQSLAPVLQSVLDLMEANLAHHKIQLVLDLLPETPEIQFDSDKLKQAFMNVVLNAMEAMPQGGVLKVSTLTEDDNVCIKVVDTGVGIPEEDLEHLFEPFFTRKTRGTGLGLANVKRILEEHGGRVGINSTSGEGTQVSLWLPMAE